The following proteins are co-located in the Solanum pennellii chromosome 1, SPENNV200 genome:
- the LOC107007969 gene encoding G2/mitotic-specific cyclin S13-7-like, which yields MDHNKAVVPHNLPRGGDMGGKQKIGQVAGKNRRVLGDIGNLVIAPVVEGKPKTQVTRPATRSFCAQLLANAQAEKNKKPLAEVVNKVAPTKVQVKKKASDNLAPETVIVISPDKEVKQSPLSSRRKTKKSGKTLTSTLTARSKAACGLANRPKVDDIDAADVDNHLAAVEYVEDIYNFYKLTEDEGRVNDYMDFQPELNHKMRAILVDWLIEVHRKFELMPESLYLTMNILDRFLSVKTVPRRELQLVGISSMLIACKYEEIWAPEVNDFIHISDNAYARDQILQMEKAILGKLEWYLTVPTPYVFLVRYIKASTPNDQEMENMAFFFAELGLMNYKTIITSCPSMLAASSVYAARCTLNKSPLWTQTLQHHTGYSEDQLMESGKELVSCHLGAAENKLKAIYRKFSSPDRGAVALFPPARNLSPTNANTTTSS from the exons GAGGAGATATGGGTGGTAAACAGAAAATTGGACAAGTTGCTGGGAAAAATAGGCGTGTGCTCGGAGACATAGGCAACCTTGTGATTGCTCCTGTTGTTGAAGGGAAGCCTAAAACGCAGGTTACTCGTCCTGCTACGAGGAGTTTTTGTGCACAGTTGCTAGCTAATGCACAAGCTGAGAAGAACAAG AAACCACTTGCAGAAGTTGTCAACAAAGTTGCTCCTACAAAGGTACAAGTTAAGAAGAAGGCATCAGACAATCTTGCACCTGAAACTGTTATTGTTATAAGCCCTGATAAGGAAGTGAAGCAAAGTCCTttgagtagcagaagaaaaacaaagaaatctGGAAAGACTCTCACTTCTACCCTCACTGCAAGAAGCAAG GCTGCTTGTGGACTCGCCAATAGACCAAAGGTTGACGATATCGATGCTGCGGATGTTGATAACCATTTGGCTGCTGTGGAGTATGTTGAGGACATCTACAACTTCTACAAGCTCACTGAG GACGAAGGTCGAGTGAATGACTACATGGATTTTCAACCTGAGCTGAATCATAAGATGAGAGCCATTCTTGTGGACTGGTTAATAGAAGTTCATAGGAAGTTTGAGCTAATGCCTGAAAGTCTTTACCTTACAATGAACATACTGGACCGTTTCCTCTCGGTGAAGACAGTTCCAAGGAGGGAACTTCAGTTAGTTGGCATTAGTTCAATGCTAATTGCTTGCAAGTATGAAGAGATTTGGGCACCAGAGGTCAATGATTTCATTCATATATCAGACAATGCATATGCCAGAGATCAGATACTTCAGATGGAGAAAGCAATTCTTGGTAAGCTGGAATGGTATCTGACAGTTCCAACGCCATATGTGTTTCTGGTTAGGTATATTAAAGCTTCAACACCAAATGATCAGGAG ATGGAAAACATGGCTTTCTTCTTTGCTGAACTTGGTCTGATGAACTATAAGACCATAATAACATCCTGTCCATCAATGCTGGCAGCATCTTCGGTTTACGCTGCTCGTTGCACTCTCAACAAAAGTCCTCTATGGACTCAAACTCTGCAGCATCATACTGGATACTCAGAAGATCAGTTGATGGAAAGTGGAAAGGAGTTGGTTAGCTGTCACTTGGGTGCTGCAGAAAATAAGCTCAAGGCAATTTACAGGAAGTTCTCGAGTCCAGATAGAGGTGCTGTTGCCCTCTTCCCACCAGCAAGAAATCTTTCACCAACTAATGCTAATACTACTACCTCTTCttga